ttgtcatctctgtctgaCAGTATTTACTCTGCCTGTGCACACAGACTGCTAGAGAATTCATTTTTGATGCCTGTCAATGAGAAGTTTCtgctcatttaagaaaaaaataaaaataactgtatCTAGTCCTAAGCATCTCTCCTTGGGCAAAGCAGACCTTACTTTTCATATAGTAAAGTGACTATCCTTttcataatgtgtttttatctagctatcttacatttttttcacatATCTAAATAATCCAGTGTATTTATCATGTGATCTTACTATTTAATCAGAGAATAAGGGATTGTGATGAATACAAGGGAAAAGGATAtagagaaagattaaaaatacagttttcctCTGCTTATGAAGACTTTATACATTGTGCTTCATTATACATTTATTGGTCAGGGCCAAGTAAATGGAATAGGATGTCTATTTATGCAAATGAAGTCCTGGTTTTCAATCCAAAGAATTCTCACATTCTCATCATCTAgtgaacattttattataaaaagggGTAATTTTGCTGGCATCTGGAATTTTAGAAGACTGTTAACGTGATATAGCTCAAGGGTCTATTTTTCTGATCTTTTGAGACGTTACACATATGAACAATCAAACAGTAAAGATTTGAACCCAGCCCTTTCAATTATTCATGAAACAACTTCACTATCTACAAAGTGGAAAAGCTGCTGATGTGGATAAAGTTCTCAGGGGATAAATCTCACGTATAAAACGTAAAACTTAGTACGAGAAGACGAGAGTAGCTGGAAGAGATTAGGCTCTCCTATTTTACCCAAGAcctcttgttttatttacttcagaATTTAATATTTGCCTTTTCCCCATTGCACATATTTGCTTTGGATAGCAATAGTGTACCCTAAAATGTCAGTTTTCTTgcttgacattaaaaaaattagactGAGGCTCACAGAGCCTACACTTTCACTGACCTTGGCTGTAACCGCAGTCACAGTAAAACATTGTTGTTTGTTGATGTTGGCACTTCAGGTGGAGCATATCATGTGCAAGGAGCCTCATGGACCATGTGGTTCCCATCACATACCTAGAACATATGGTTTGTGTTGTCCTCACTGAAGTTTCCTTAAAGGGCattcattttggttttcttttgaaaatgccATAGTTTTACTTTTGAATCAATTAGAAGACATTTTTTTCATCCCTATTAGGGATGCCAGCTATTTGGGGAGAGTATTGAGAGAGGCCATGACAAATTTTAATACAAGAAATTgggaaaacttgaaagaaaaccctttaaaagcaaacatagattacaggtttttgttgttgttttttgttttactttctgcCAGGCATTCCAGATACTCCCTTAAATCTGTAAAATCTAAGGACTAAATTTGATTTAACAAACAATATATATGGAATTTTTTGAGTAGAGTCTAGCGCTTGATACATTCAGAAATGTGTCCGTGTATCTTGTTCTTTGGGATGACACTGAAGGTCTTTTAAGAGAATGTTAATTGACTTTCCTTTCAATTAAGACAGTGAAAAATAAGGCTTATACAAACTCTTCTCTCCCAGAGGAAATCCTGTGTCTTCTACATTAACTTCttagaaagatttaaaatttttttaaagtttggtctGTCTGATCTACTTGTATTTGCTTTTCTGCCTTGAGAGTATATCAGGTCCTGATAACTAGTTTTCAACATTTAACCTAAGCCTTAGGCAGCTGTTTTTAATCCATAAAACttatcttggttttctttttactgtgtGGTTTCAATAAATCACTGATGGTATTttatcttttcctcattttggTAGTAGTTATAACTTCCATTAGGATGGCCACTCACTAGGACTGAGCTCTTGGGCCTCTTAGTCAAAATAACTCTGACCCAGATCCCAGTTTTGCTGGTTAAAGCTCTGTGAATGTGGGCAATGTTTAGCTTCTTTGGCTCTCCTTTTACTTATCTCTGAAATGGGGCTATTACCTATCTTATGTAATTGTAAAGATAAAGGAGGATaacatatacaatatacatacaatatatgtTATCATGTGAAATATAGTAGGTGTCTATTAACGTATGTAGATTTCTTTTGGTGAGAATTAGAATGTGTAATAATTCTTCGTAAGATCGTTCTGTGCCTTGGACCTGAACTTGAAAAATTTTCATCCTCTAcctacatatacaaatataatgtgtggatttgtatatatgtattatatacaaacTCAGATTCCAGGTCACCTGTGTTCaatttgaattcttctttgtATAATCTTAGGCTCAACCAAGATTACTTCAAAACTAATGGGCCACTGAATTATCATCTTCCTAATATGAAAACAATATATCTTAGACTATCAGGGAAgcagacaattcttttttttttttaaggatgaaatTGGTTCATATTGTGCACCGTACATTGGACTTGATTAAGAAGTTCAAGAATTATAGATGTTTTGATAGTGTTTGCATGCTTTCCAAGGACCATTGTCTCCCTTAGGAGAATCCCTTAACATTCAAATGAGGACACTTGTTTTTGAATATCTTCCCAAGAGACATACTGGACAGATGTTTCTTAAAATGAGGTGCTAAAAACAAGTGAgactagaatttaaagaaaatttaaaagaaaagtctGATCTGGCTCaagtcttttatatttaaatatttaaagtcagAGACCAAAACTGTGGCATAATAAAGGAGAACGTGGTGTTCAcctcatattttttattaacaaataccACCTTATGTTAAGGTACTGTTTGGGGGAAGATTTCTGTCTGAAAATGAAGATGTGACTGGaatggtttcatttttattgacCTATTCCTCTTGTATGGATGTATTCTTGCTTGGTATTTTGAATACCTCCAATTCTATAAACAGATTTGCTCTGCTTTCTGAAGGTAGAGTTCTGCGAAACCTTTCATAAGACAAAATGGTGTAAAGTGAACGATTATCATTAACctatatgaaaaaatttttagCATTCCAAGACCCCGAAAATAACCTGTCTTAaccttttctgataccttaggacacaacttgctaatggatgcacaaaataaattgagataagACATAGATGGCCCCAAACACAGTTCAAAGTTTATAATGGgttgatgctgagatgctgagtgttGTTCCTGGAGAAAGAGCTTGGCGGGGCCACGTTTGGGTTGCCGGCTGCCTTTACAAAGACTCACTGCCAAACAAATGCTGAAcagtatttttgccttttcttgcAGAAGTGAAGtttttgtttgaatttctttCAGTTAGTGAAAACAGGTATATTACAAAAGGGGTATAGATACATATGCTTCTTTATGTCATTAGCCTTGTACAGTATTTATACAAATCCACCATTCTGTCAGTTTAAACATGGGTCATTTATGGTAAAAACCAATCCAATCAGTTGATTGACATCATATAAAACCAAAACAGTGGCTGGTTTCCAAATTATTCCTTTTGTGTTTATTGCCTTGAAATAGACACATCACACTCAGTCTGTTATACATGTAGAGTTTGCCCACAAGGATTCTTCTGGAACCtcaacaaaatggaaacattGTGGCTGTATTTTAAACTCTTGGCTGTCAGCTTTATTCATGGAACCTTCAAAAGTGATTTTTCCCTGAACTTCAACATTAGTAAAGGAAGACTGTTGGTCCATTGGGCCTTCCATCTTCTCTACTCTAACTCCAAATATAATGCACCTTTCCCCCCCACTTTCTACATTTATGCACTTCTTTGTAGAGGCCTTTTCGTTTTCTTTAAAAGaggatttctttcatcttttgcctttgtttttattcACTGCCAAAGAGAAGCTTTCTCTTGAAGGCTCCAGAATTATAAAGATggctttttataaatttaatccATTGGAATATAAATGTAACGCTTTTTGCCCTTGAAACTGTCAGGACAGAGGGCATTCTGACATCTAGCTCCTGATACAAACACAGCCTAGTCCCAGAAGAGCATCGTTATAGGTGCAGAAATTTACTCAAAACAATCTCAGACTGATGGAAGTTGATCACTTTTTTCTGTCCTTGGGATCATGAAATGTGTGAATATTGTCTCAGTATATGCATATTAATCATATGCCCACAGAGAACAGTAAATTCTTTGAATGAAAACATTcattgtgaaataaatgaatgtaattATAATTCATAGGAGCACTTTTGTCAAAGTGCAATTTATAACCCTTAAAATCAAAACACAGCAGGCACCCTTAATCATGTTGAAAATAAGTCTCTTATCCAAAATAGCTTTCTATTAATCAACTATAACTTAACACCCTAATTCTTATATTATTTTGGTTTACCATTTCTAGAAAGaactataatttattaaatgattcagtATCTTTGAGGTTAGTTGAAAAGGGAAGAATGAGTGAGGCTTGTTTTCTGAGTTCAATACAATAGCTGGGACCTTCCTTCTGATCTCTCACAGTGTGGATTTTTGGGATGAGGCAATGAAGAAAAGAGGATCCTGCACTTTCCAGCCAGCAGAACCTGGGTTCCAATATTGGTATTGGTTCCACCTTTCATCTGTGTGACAACAAACAAGCTATTAGCTTCTCTGAGTGCTAtggtcctcatctgtaaaataagaatgagTTGCAAAATGGTTTTGAGGAGTAATGATATACCAAGTACTGTTCTTGCCATGTAATAAGGGTGTTTGTCCAAAGACTTGTGTTTGTTGACAGTTAGCATCAGCAGGGGAGAATGTTTCTTTTACTATAGGTGTTTGACAAATTACAcaaaacttggtggcttaaataaAGTCATCCCTTACGTTCACAGATTCTGTAGATCAGGAGTTCAGCAGAGCACAGTGGAAATGACTTTGCTCTGCTCTACAGTGTCTCGGGCTCTACCAGGAGGACTCTAAGGGAGGTAGATGGAGTCATCTGAAGGCTTTCTTAGTTACAGATCCACTAGTTGATATTGGGAAGCCTCAGACATCTAGGGGTTGGTCCAGTTAGGTCTCCTCAGGCATTTCTTGCTCTATCATGTGTGGTCTCTCCATGAGAGCCTTCTAGCCTGGTGGTTTCAGAATAATTGGAACTCACATCTTGTCTCAGGACTCCTAAAGCAcatgttttgagagagagaggggagggtatggggtggatggatggagggagagagtcAGGAGGATTTCTTGTAGAAGCTGAATTCATTTATGATCTAGACTCAAAAGTCACAGAGCATCATTTCCAGCATCTCCTGTTGGCCAGTGAATCTCCAGCCCCCTACCCAGATCCTTGGCAAGAAAGCTTATGAGATGGGATATGTACATCTTGGAAAAATACAATTTGCCACAAGGAGATAATGCTTGGATCaagaagaattttattatttcctccttctcctcttcctcttcctcctttctttctttcttttttttccaagatttatttatttatttgagagagagatcacaagtatgcagagagacaggcagagggagaggggaaagcaggctccctgttgagcggagagcccgttgcagggctcagttccaggaccctgagaccatgacttgagtggaaggcagaggcttaacccactgagccacccaggtgcccctccttttttttttttttttttttccctgaatgacATGTGGAGATATGGTCTGAGAGCCATGTTTGAGCCAGATATGAAGACTCCTTAGTCAGCTGTTTTGGAGGAAATGGAAGTCTactgcaattttcttttctatgtatatgtgtgtttaaaatacatatgcacatgcatgtgtatatatctatatccatatatatatggatatctTTCCCTgcaatctttttcttttgagacAGGAGTGATTCCATGAACCAAATGATTATCCAAGTTATGAAGTACCATTTTTCAAGCAAGCTGACCTGATAGGGTCTCAGATTTCCAGTTTCTTAAAATTGGGTGTTTAGAATTAATAGTCAAGTTTTCAGAATTGAGAGTCAAATCCTGAAAGTAAGGTCAGATTTGAATAGAATTGAAGAGAGTCCTATGGGAGAGACATTATAACATATAGAAAATACAGCTTCATATGTGGCACCCAAAGGTAATGTGACTTCTTGAATGGGGCACCCTAGTCTTCCAAGTTTGCAGCTCTTTTTCATGGCCCtctcaaaaaaagttaaaatgtgaaaaccatGGAGATCTATTAAAGCAATGATTTGAAATGCTGCTGTTGGAATTAAGGTAAAAATCCTTATTTCTAGAATCCAggtttaaaacatttgttttttttgtttgtttgttttttgtttttttttaaaccctgggAGTCATAGTCTAGAATGCTAAAAACAAACACTAAAACCAAAACAGCGATTGCAAAAACTCCCTccttacaaaacaaacaaacaaacaacaacttaGCAAACTTCAAAATCATCATAACAGGCCCAAGAAGAGCTAAAGTAAAGAATGTCTGTTCCCTGAACTTAAACCTCCTGATTAAGTATTACCAAATCTCTGATCTTTAATGAGAAAATACTCCTGTGGATGTGTCCCATTTTACTGTCCTTGAATTTCCTCAAATACAATGTTCTGGCCAATGTTTTAATAAGGGGAGAGTTCTACAATTCAGCTGCTGTGATTAGGATAACATCTTGGTTTAACTATTGACAAAGAAAACTCCATAGGTGTaagtgaaagggaaagaaaagtgttaATTATTTAAAGCTCTAGCCCAAGATTTCTTGGTGGGAATTCCTGTTAGGTTTTGTTTGTCATGTTAAGAATGTGTATCCCTGCAGGATACACATTGAAGGGGCttcataaataaatttacattctTGCTTAGGCTTCTCTAGTGTTAAAACACTGTTTGTTGTTTGCCTAATACATAATGCATTTTTATAGTGTTTAGATGAACCACATGCATTCTACACATTGTTGTGGGCCAGCTTGTACTAAATGACAAATGTGGCCTTACTGTGGTTTTGCTGTCCCATTGAATGTGATACATACATGTTATGCTCATAAATGCAGGATATGAAGTGtggcattttatattttgggggaTTTTTCTAAGATCCTCATTGGTTTTGTGGGACATGTTCTCAGAGCATTTTGGAGGTCATTGTGCATTATCTTGTTCTACGTTGGCCCATTGTCTAGCACATTCTATAGCCCAAACACTGTATGGGTCTCATGAATATAATCATTAAAACACATAGTAGTATGTATTTTAAGGGAAGAGTGCAGGGCGATCACTGAATATTGTTGTGGTTGCTTTTTATACTCAATATTTTGCTGAAGGCAATAATGacaatgaaagaatgaatttatttGCCAGGATGGGGATTTCAAAGTTATCTTTAAAAGACTGTTTACAATGGGTCTTTCAATAAAGAGTGTATGGTTCACAAGCATTCTTGTAGTCCAGGAGCCTAGCACCATCATTTCTTTCTGCAGCTAACCTGGTCTTTGTTGGAGAAACTTTCCCTGTGCATtttgtgtaaatgtgtgtgtgtgtgtgtgtgtgtgtgtgtgtgtgtgtgcgtgtgtgtgtgtgtgtgtgtgtgtatggtggggTGTGGGTTGAGGAATAAAGCTTTTAAGGATATAGTGCTTTTCTCAGGGAAAAGGTTAACTGGAAATAACAGGGTCTTAAGTTAACAGCTTTTTGATCAGGACATTGATCAAAACTAACCTGTCCCAAAATATATGTAACCCACTGAatctattctctttcttcttattcCTTACTTACAattctttcaaaatctttttttttaaatttacatttacaagtattttctttgagaaagaaataTGTAAACGTGTTTGGTGTGATTATAGGTATTTTGATTAACTTAAAGTTAATTCCTAACATCTATGAAAGTTCATCTACCCTGAGTATGTGGGTCTTTGGAAGatggagcagggaaactgaggaaatGTTGGCACGAGGAGTGAGTGGGAATAATGTAACCTTGGTAGAGATCTCTAGGCTGAACATGGAGGGCACTTGAGGGTGCCAGCAAAGTTAGGAGATGGGttaaagaagggagaggagagataCCGAAAAATGACTCTTTCAGAGTTTTGAACCTTAGAAACGGAGGACAtacttttctccccctctcctttccattctccatggtcttatttcttctttcataatGTGGCTTCCTCTTCCAGAGCGCCGAAACTCAGGTGAGTGCTGTGGAGCTTATACATCAACTGCATGATGGGTTCATAAGATTTTGATGAGTTAGCCTGGGAACATGTAATATTGTTTCTATGAAAAATTAGTTCCGAATGTCAAACAATGTATTTGCAAATAGATTCCTATCACAATTTGAGAATGGAAACATATCAATATGGAAATATACATGTAGACATATAATATCTATATTTAGCTAGGTAGCAAAAATGTAGATAGATGTGTATGCGTGAATAGTGTATCACTAGATACAATACATAGATTTATGcacatattgtatatatttgtatgtgtgtatatatatggatatagtCAATATGGAGAATATTCATAGATAAGtatataaatgtaattaattataGGTAATAAAGAGGTATAGAtaggtatataaatataagaaatacaagaaatataaatttgcaattgaatttaataattctgaaattatGCTTTTGCTGGACTCTGAATCTCAAGATTCTGCATGGCCACTTCTGGTATTAGGAAGAAAGGATCAATAAGGGAGAAGACACTCCAGTGGCTAAGTGAGAAAGGATATCGTAGGAGTTGTACTTTTTTTTGCTTTGAGGAATAAAAGATGGAGAGAGATGTAATTAAACTTACGGGAGATTATATTTCCTAAGGTGTATTTTAATTAGCTTTTGAGGAGAAACAGGTGGTATAATTGAAAATGGTAGATTCTTTTCAACATGGGTTTTCCAGTGTTAGTTCTTTAGGCTTCTTATAGTTTCTACAgcaatttctttctcattttatttctttatttcttccttgattaattaaattgattttataacATGTAAGTTATTATTCTAACTAATATATTTCCAATTgggtaataaaaaataacagagccatattatttaatatgtaaaataagatttataagaaatatttccATAATACATTTAATTTCCTTGTACTGGGTTACATTAAGTATTCGAAGCAGGTTACTTTACTTCCTGGctaattgattattttttttctctaataggCAGCATAAAATATAAGATATTAGCAATTAGAATTAGTAATTTAtaaatttgagaattttatttaaattgaatccTCTAAAATGCACATATCATGCTATATTTATTCAGCTTTCCTGGCCTATCCAGAGATGAAGCTGTAGTAACTATAGTGGAGGAGGAGGCGGCAGGCGGAAAGGGCACAGGGTGAACAAAGCGTTCTTTGGCAATGATCTCAGTCATGGCAAATATCTCATTGGAGAGAATATCATATCACTATTTAGATTTTCATCTCTGAATCTCAGTATtggttgtaaatatttatttcctaaaCCACATGTTTTTTCAGCAACATAATTGGTGAGtcctctaaaagaaaacatagccGTTTTAAAGCAACACTGACTCAGGACTTGAAGGCATGCTATGCTTTCTGACAGGGCTCTGTATGTAAAATTATAGCCTGATAGATACTGTGTAATGGTAGTAGGACGCCTCTGTTGAAATCATTCGCAGATAGGAAAGCTGATCATGACGACCGAGAGGGTGCCATTATGGcacttattttttctcataattgtggaaagtacagagattttgAAACTGTTTTAGAAATAGGAATTTGGAGAACAAATTTATGCATCTAAATTTCCGGGTCAGAGATCAAGTCAAGAAACAGTGAATTGTTGAAATTGTATGGTAATGAATGAACTGCTTTGTGGTTGTCAGACATTGCTAGAAATAGGATGAGAATTCATTGCTTTGGGATTCCCAGAGTGAAGCAGGAATCAACCATAGTTTCTGCTGTTAAAGATGGAATCCTTTTTTGCAGGTTGTTGATGCTAAGGATAGCTGTTCCTGTGCTACTGACTTGTAGTGTCTTAGCACTATATGTGTACCTCTAGCGAGGTCATCAGAAATTCCTGAGATGGTATTTCTGATATCCCAGAGTCACTGTGTGTATTATAGGAACAGTCTGCTCAGTGCATAATTTTGTACCTCATTTTATTCTTTACCAAAGCATTTTATTACAGGTTGTTTAAATTATCTTTGCTACTACTAGCTCTTACTTTAACACGCCTTAAAGAAATGGTTccaaggggcgtctgggtggctcagtgagctaaagtctctgccttccactcaggtcctgtgtcctgggatcagcccctcatcaggctttctgttcagcgggaagcctgcttccttcccctctctctctctgcctgcctctctgcctacttgtgatctctctctgtcaaataaaaaaataaaatcttgagttCCGGAAGCtgggaatgaaaatgacggcCGCCaaatctccggcccagaggagctgaaagcttggagccccactcctcagtgcaccctcggagaaaagtgcccaatcactcccgtctccctggtctccggccgcgctcggagctcacccagcctgtgacctgTTGAAGCCCGGATGTGTAAATACCACTGAAGTGGACATTAAGAAGTCATCGAGAATGAGAAACCCACACAAAACACGGAAGTCTGCCTATGGTTTACAAAATGACATCAGAAGTCACAGCCCTACCCACACCCCCACACCAGAAACTAAACCTCCAACAGAAGATGAGCTACAGCAACAGATTAAATATTGGCAAATACAGTTAGATAGACATCGgttaaaaatgtcaaaagttgCTGATAGTCTGTTAAGTTACACGGAACAATACTTAGAGTATGACCCGTTTCTGGTGCCACCTGACCCTTCGAACCCATGGCTGTCTGACCATACTACCTTCTGGGAACTCGAAGCGAGCAAAGAACCAAGCCAGCAGAGGGTAAAGCGATGGGGGTTTGGCATGGATGAAGCATTGAAAGACCCCGTTGGGAGAGAACAGTTCCTTAAATTTCTAGAGTCAGAATTCAGCTCAGAAAATTTAAGGTTCTGGCTAGCAGTGGAGGACCTGAAGAAAAGGCCTATTGGAGAAGTCCCTTCCCGAGTGCAGGAAATATGGCAAGAATTTCTGGCTCCCGGAGCCCCCAGCGCCATTAACTTGGATTCCAAGAGCTATGACAAAACCACAGAGAACGTGAAGGAGCCCAGGCGGTACACGTTCGAGGACGCTCAGGAGCACATTTACAGATTGATGAAAAGTGACTCATATCCACGTTTTATAAGATCCAGTGCCTACCAAGAGCTTCTACAggcaaagaaaaaggggaaatctCTCACGTCAACGAGGTTAACAAGCCTCGTTCGGTCTTACTAAAAGGATCACCTTGTAGCATGCAAGAGACTGGAGTCACTGCATACACTTTGTAGCTCTTTGTTATTACCTGGAGCCGAGGACATTAGACCAAGATGTTGCATGAGCAAAGGACCTGAATTGTTCTCTTTGTGTACATTAAGGCATTGCCATTTCAAGCGACTCTGCCATCTCGATGCCTCCATTTCAGAATGTTGTCTGCTTACCTTCTCCTTGTACTACGCTGGAtctgtgtcttttcctttttaacaagttcaagtgaagtaaaccctttttcccccctttctctttctcttaaagcTTCTGCTAGACTCACAGTTCACTGAAAATTCACTCAGTCAAAAACTGGAagaattgtaaaagaaaaaacatgtatCAACAAGTATACATATGGCTTCACATTTATTAAACAATAAATTAGCAAAGAAAGTTTCATTTCACCAATGTGTTCACAGTCAGAAACAAGCTCCAGTCTTTGTCTGTCGTTTGTACATTCTCGGTTAATGtttcttgcatttatttttataccaTATTTATACCATATTTAAATAGGAAACACCTTTTACTCCAAATGTATTAAAGTTGATCCCCTCTCTGTAAATTTGTGTATGTTTATATTGTTGTTTTATCTTTCATTAA
Above is a window of Meles meles chromosome 11, mMelMel3.1 paternal haplotype, whole genome shotgun sequence DNA encoding:
- the LOC123953059 gene encoding regulator of G-protein signaling 7-like — translated: MSHRAQLNFQAPCSCHSSCSDVLFPTAVVEYSIQTNQAELTTLWLDEGCGSSAETQPGCVNTTEVDIKKSSRMRNPHKTRKSAYGLQNDIRSHSPTHTPTPETKPPTEDELQQQIKYWQIQLDRHRLKMSKVADSLLSYTEQYLEYDPFLVPPDPSNPWLSDHTTFWELEASKEPSQQRVKRWGFGMDEALKDPVGREQFLKFLESEFSSENLRFWLAVEDLKKRPIGEVPSRVQEIWQEFLAPGAPSAINLDSKSYDKTTENVKEPRRYTFEDAQEHIYRLMKSDSYPRFIRSSAYQELLQAKKKGKSLTSTRLTSLVRSY